From Melitaea cinxia chromosome 3, ilMelCinx1.1, whole genome shotgun sequence, one genomic window encodes:
- the LOC123669110 gene encoding 26S proteasome non-ATPase regulatory subunit 7: protein MPSQEVVTTKVVVHPLVLLSVVDHFNRMGKIGNQKRVVGVLLGCWRAKGVLDVSNSFAVPFDEDDKDKSVWFLDHDYLENMYGMFKKVNAREKVVGWYHTGPKLHQNDVAINELIRRYCPNSVLVIIDAKPKDLGLPTEAYRAVEEVHDDGSPTTRTFEHVPSEIGAEEAEEVGVEHLLRDIKDTTVGSLSQRITNQLLGLRGLHSQLSEIRDYLVQVGQGSLPMNHQIIYQLQDIFNLLPDIFSDSFLDNLYIKTNDQSLVVYLAALVRSIIALHNLINNKITNRDAEEGKKEDNKDKKEKKEEKDEKKSEDKSKDKKDKEEKKK, encoded by the exons atGCCAAGTCAAGAAGTCGTGACCACAAAAGTGGTTGTTCATCCCTTAGTACTACTCAGTGTCGTAGATCATTTCAACCGAATGGGTAAAATTGGTAACCAAAAGCGTGTCGTCGGAGTTCTCCTTGGCTGTTGGAGGGCGAAGGGAGTTTTAGATGTATCAAACAGTTTTGcag ttccCTTTGATGAAGATGATAAGGATAAGTCTGTATGGTTCCTTGATCACGATTACTTGGAAAACATGTATGGAATGTTCAAAAAGGTCAATGCTCGTGAAAAGGTAGTTGGTTGGTATCACACGGGTCCAAAACTGCATCAGAATGATGTTGCAATTAATGAACTTATTAGACGTTACTGCCCCAATTCAGTCTTGGTAATAATTGATGCTAAACCTAAGGACTTGGGTTTGCCAACAGAGGCATATCGAGCTGTAGAGGAAGTTCATGATGATGGCAGTCCTACGACGCGGACATTTGAACACGTACCCAGTGAAATTGGAGCTGAAGAAGCCGAAGAGGTAGGTGTTGAACACCTACTAAGAGACATAAAGGATACAACTGTCGGCAGCCTCTCTCAACGTATTACAAATCAATTACTGGGCCTCCGTGGCCTTCACTCACAACTAAGTGAAATTAGAGATTACCTTGTCCAAGTCGGACAAGGCTCCTTACCCATGAACCACCAAATAATTTATCAGCTACAGGATATATTCAATCTCTTGCCTGACATATTCAGTGACAGTTTTCTTGATAACCTATACATCAAAACAAATGACCAGTCACTCGTAGTCTATTTAGCTGCCTTAGTAAGATCTATCATTGCTCTACACAAtctgattaataataaaataacaaatagagATGCTGAAGAAGGAAAAAAAGAAGACAACAAGGataagaaagaaaagaaagaggAAAAAGATGAGAAGAAGTCCGAAGATAAATCAAAAGATAAAAAAGATAAGGAAGAGAAAAAGAAGTAA